A region of Paraburkholderia largidicola DNA encodes the following proteins:
- a CDS encoding MFS transporter, whose protein sequence is MSDSHRSADVIEVERALADAHRPTFQLMLLVLCGLCLVIDGFDAQAMGYVAPSVIGEWHVSKAALGPVFSASLFGMLLGALGLSVLADRIGRRPVLIGSTFFFALSMLATPFVSTIPALIALRFITGLGLGCIMPNAMALVGEFSTPAHRVKRMMLVSCGFTLGAAIGGFISAALIPAYGWRAVFWVGGAVPLVLAVAMLAALPESLQFLVLKGRNERARQWLAKFDPSLGVGPGTRLVVQEKAGGGAPVAELFRAGRAPVTLILWGISFMNLIDLYFLSNWLPTVMRDAGYSPSTAVIVGTVLQTGGVVGTLLLGWFIERFGFVRVLFACFALGALSVGAIGAVSHALAWLLVVVFAGGFCIVGGQPAVNALAGHFYPTTLRSTGIGWSLGIGRIGSVIGPLVGGQLIALNWSNAQLFHAAALPVLCSALLVLTLAAATRRRGGLAKAQTA, encoded by the coding sequence ATGAGCGATTCCCACCGTTCTGCCGATGTGATCGAAGTCGAGCGCGCGCTGGCCGATGCGCATCGGCCGACGTTCCAGTTGATGCTGCTCGTGTTGTGCGGGCTGTGCCTCGTCATCGACGGCTTCGATGCGCAAGCCATGGGCTACGTCGCGCCGAGCGTGATTGGCGAATGGCACGTATCGAAGGCGGCGCTCGGGCCGGTGTTCAGTGCGAGCCTGTTCGGCATGCTGCTGGGCGCGCTCGGGCTGTCGGTGCTGGCCGACCGGATCGGACGGCGACCGGTGCTGATCGGCTCGACGTTCTTCTTCGCGCTGTCGATGCTCGCGACGCCGTTCGTCTCGACCATTCCCGCGCTGATCGCGCTGCGCTTCATCACGGGACTGGGCCTCGGCTGCATCATGCCGAATGCAATGGCGCTGGTCGGCGAGTTCTCGACGCCTGCGCACCGCGTCAAGCGGATGATGCTGGTGTCGTGCGGCTTCACGCTCGGCGCGGCCATTGGCGGCTTCATCAGCGCGGCGCTGATTCCCGCGTACGGCTGGCGCGCGGTATTCTGGGTTGGCGGCGCGGTGCCGCTCGTGCTGGCCGTGGCGATGCTCGCCGCGCTGCCCGAGTCGCTGCAGTTTCTCGTGCTGAAGGGCCGCAATGAACGCGCGCGGCAGTGGCTGGCGAAGTTCGATCCATCGCTTGGCGTCGGTCCCGGCACGCGCCTCGTCGTGCAGGAAAAAGCCGGTGGCGGCGCGCCCGTCGCCGAGCTGTTCCGCGCGGGGCGCGCGCCCGTCACGCTGATCCTCTGGGGCATCAGCTTCATGAACCTGATCGATCTGTACTTCCTGTCGAACTGGCTGCCGACCGTGATGCGCGACGCCGGTTATTCGCCGTCTACAGCCGTGATCGTCGGCACCGTGCTGCAGACGGGCGGCGTGGTCGGCACGCTGCTGCTCGGGTGGTTCATCGAACGTTTCGGCTTCGTGCGCGTGCTGTTCGCCTGCTTCGCGCTCGGCGCGCTGAGTGTCGGCGCGATCGGCGCGGTGTCGCATGCACTTGCGTGGCTGCTGGTTGTCGTGTTCGCGGGCGGCTTCTGCATCGTCGGCGGACAGCCGGCCGTCAATGCGCTCGCCGGACACTTCTATCCCACCACGCTGCGCTCGACGGGCATCGGGTGGAGCCTCGGCATCGGCCGGATCGGCTCGGTGATCGGGCCGCTGGTCGGCGGACAACTGATTGCGTTGAACTGGAGCAATGCGCAGCTGTTCCACGCGGCCGCCTTGCCCGTACTGTGTTCCGCATTGCTGGTGCTGACGCTCGCCGCCGCCACGCGTCGCCGCGGCGGCCTGGCCAAAGCGCAGACTGCTTGA
- a CDS encoding acyl-CoA dehydrogenase: MAAAAQFNWEDPLLLNQQLTEEERMVRDAAHAYAQDKLAPRVLEAFRNEKTDATIFREMGELGLLGPTIPEQYGGPGLNYVSYGLIAREVERVDSGYRSMMSVQSSLVMVPIFEFGSDAQKDKYLPKLATGEWIGCFGLTEPNHGSDPGSMVTRAKKVDGGYSLSGSKMWITNSPIADVFVVWAQLETDGKDEIRGFILEKGWKGLSAPAIHGKVGLRASITGEIVLDEVFVPEENLMPGVKGLRGPFTCLNSARYGIAWGALGAAEDCWHTARQYTLDRKQFGRPLAANQLIQKKLADMQTEITLGLQGVLRLGRMKDEGTAAVEITSIMKRNSCGKSLDIARMARDMLGGNGISDEFGVARHLVNLEVVNTYEGTHDIHALILGRAQTGIQAFF, encoded by the coding sequence ATGGCAGCCGCCGCGCAATTCAATTGGGAAGACCCGCTGCTCCTCAACCAGCAGCTCACGGAAGAAGAACGCATGGTGCGCGACGCCGCGCACGCCTACGCGCAGGACAAGCTCGCGCCGCGCGTGCTCGAAGCGTTCCGCAACGAGAAAACGGACGCCACGATCTTCCGCGAGATGGGCGAACTGGGCCTGCTCGGCCCGACCATTCCCGAGCAATACGGCGGCCCCGGCCTCAACTACGTGAGCTACGGCTTGATCGCGCGCGAGGTGGAACGCGTGGATTCGGGCTACCGGTCGATGATGTCGGTGCAGTCGTCGCTGGTGATGGTCCCCATCTTCGAATTCGGCTCCGACGCGCAGAAAGACAAATATCTGCCGAAGCTCGCGACGGGCGAATGGATCGGCTGCTTCGGCCTGACCGAGCCGAACCACGGCTCCGATCCGGGCAGCATGGTCACGCGGGCGAAGAAAGTCGACGGCGGCTACTCGCTGTCCGGCTCGAAAATGTGGATCACGAACTCGCCGATCGCTGACGTGTTCGTCGTCTGGGCGCAGCTCGAAACGGACGGCAAGGATGAGATTCGCGGTTTCATCCTTGAGAAAGGCTGGAAGGGCTTGAGCGCACCTGCGATCCACGGCAAGGTCGGCCTGCGTGCGTCGATCACGGGTGAGATCGTTCTCGATGAAGTGTTCGTGCCGGAAGAAAATCTGATGCCCGGCGTGAAGGGCCTGCGCGGACCGTTCACCTGTCTGAACTCGGCCCGCTACGGCATTGCGTGGGGCGCGCTGGGCGCGGCGGAGGACTGCTGGCACACCGCGCGTCAGTACACGCTCGACCGCAAGCAGTTCGGCCGGCCGCTCGCCGCGAACCAGCTGATCCAGAAGAAGCTCGCCGACATGCAGACGGAAATCACGCTCGGCTTGCAAGGTGTGCTGCGCCTCGGCCGGATGAAGGACGAAGGCACGGCCGCCGTCGAAATCACGTCGATCATGAAGCGCAATTCGTGCGGCAAGTCGCTCGACATCGCGCGGATGGCGCGTGACATGCTGGGCGGCAACGGCATCTCGGACGAGTTCGGCGTCGCGCGGCACCTGGTGAATCTGGAAGTCGTGAACACGTACGAAGGCACGCACGATATTCACGCGCTGATTCTCGGACGCGCGCAGACGGGCATTCAGGCGTTCTTCTGA
- a CDS encoding EAL domain-containing protein, translating into MIPLTIPELVERASTHPFLGEHLRMGTGPRSGEAIATYGDVELGSSYEPIFDISVHALAQSLSSSPDSADRFGDELGVQAVTQLADGTPLDSFDPFDHVPDDQQLVALDRMSRAMHAVNFFGPQRHGLLFLRVHERLLKSVRYDHGRHFSAVLMSFGLNPSRVVIELPPAAVAHKTFLGYLTKSYQHYGFKVAGNLPNAGQILSVSDMARLDFIKMDAASALRDSMVKPLVSYANRLKIPLIFNRVATEAQFDLLQQYDVRFVQGPLFIVHDNRAA; encoded by the coding sequence ATGATCCCGCTGACCATCCCCGAACTCGTCGAACGCGCTTCCACTCACCCGTTTCTCGGCGAGCATCTGAGAATGGGCACCGGCCCACGCAGCGGCGAAGCCATCGCGACTTACGGCGACGTCGAGCTTGGCAGCAGCTATGAGCCGATCTTCGACATCTCGGTGCATGCGCTCGCGCAGTCGCTGTCGTCGTCGCCCGATAGCGCGGACCGTTTCGGAGATGAACTGGGTGTCCAGGCCGTCACGCAACTGGCTGACGGCACGCCGCTCGACAGCTTCGACCCGTTCGATCACGTGCCCGACGACCAGCAACTGGTTGCGCTCGACCGGATGTCCCGCGCGATGCATGCCGTCAACTTCTTCGGCCCGCAGCGGCACGGCCTGCTGTTCCTGCGCGTGCACGAGCGGCTATTAAAGAGCGTGCGGTATGACCACGGCCGGCATTTCTCGGCTGTGCTGATGTCGTTTGGATTGAATCCGTCGAGAGTCGTGATCGAGCTGCCGCCTGCGGCAGTCGCGCATAAGACGTTTCTTGGCTATCTGACCAAGAGTTATCAGCACTACGGATTCAAGGTCGCCGGCAATCTGCCGAACGCAGGGCAGATTCTGTCCGTGTCGGACATGGCGAGGCTGGACTTCATCAAGATGGACGCTGCATCGGCGTTGCGCGATTCGATGGTGAAGCCGCTGGTGAGCTATGCGAATCGGCTAAAAATTCCGTTGATCTTCAATCGCGTGGCGACTGAAGCGCAGTTCGATCTGCTGCAGCAATACGATGTGCGGTTCGTGCAGGGCCCGTTGTTCATCGTGCACGACAACCGGGCGGCTTAA
- the fahA gene encoding fumarylacetoacetase: MNASSDLQATLDASRKSWVESANDPSCDFPIQNLPFGIFSDGLNATRRAGVAIGDCIADLAALESAGLLTVPSSGAGDSVFVRDSLNDFIALGRDTWRSVRIQLSKLLARGNTTLHDDAELRSRALIRQADATLHLPVQIPGYTDFYSSKEHATNVGSMFRDPKNALLPNWLEIPIGYNGRASSVVVSGTPVRRPNGQLKLPDQERPVFGACRKLDIELETGFIVGRGNALGESIKCGEAEDHIFGMVLLNDWSARDIQQWEYVPLGPFNAKTFATTISPWIVTLDALEPFRVAQPAQDPQPLDYLRHAGDHAFDISLEVLLKPHGAKEATTISRTNFRHMYWTMAQQLAHHTVSGCNTRVGDLMGSGTISGPADDSFGSLLELTWNGKNPLQLKDGGTRGFIEDGDELTLAGWCQGDGYRVGFGTCVGEILPAHK; encoded by the coding sequence ATGAACGCATCGAGCGATCTTCAGGCGACCCTCGACGCGTCGCGCAAAAGCTGGGTCGAATCGGCGAACGATCCGTCCTGCGATTTCCCGATCCAGAACCTGCCGTTCGGCATCTTCAGCGACGGGCTGAATGCGACGCGCCGCGCCGGAGTGGCGATCGGCGACTGCATCGCCGACCTGGCCGCGCTCGAAAGCGCGGGCCTGCTGACGGTGCCGTCGTCGGGCGCGGGTGACAGCGTGTTCGTGCGCGACTCGCTGAACGATTTCATCGCGCTTGGCCGCGACACGTGGCGTAGCGTGCGCATCCAGCTGAGCAAGCTGCTGGCGCGCGGCAACACGACGCTGCACGACGACGCCGAGTTGCGTAGCCGCGCGCTGATCCGTCAGGCCGACGCGACGCTGCATCTGCCCGTGCAGATTCCGGGCTATACGGATTTCTATTCGTCGAAGGAGCACGCGACGAACGTCGGCTCGATGTTCCGCGATCCGAAGAACGCGTTGCTGCCGAACTGGCTGGAGATTCCGATCGGGTACAACGGACGGGCTTCGTCGGTGGTGGTGAGCGGTACGCCCGTGCGCCGTCCGAATGGCCAGTTGAAGCTGCCCGATCAGGAGCGGCCCGTGTTCGGCGCGTGCCGCAAGCTCGATATCGAACTGGAAACGGGCTTTATCGTCGGACGCGGCAATGCGCTTGGCGAGTCGATCAAGTGCGGCGAAGCGGAGGATCACATCTTCGGTATGGTGCTGCTGAACGACTGGAGCGCGCGCGATATCCAGCAATGGGAATACGTGCCGCTCGGACCGTTCAACGCGAAAACCTTCGCGACGACCATTTCGCCGTGGATCGTCACGCTCGACGCGCTCGAACCGTTTCGTGTTGCGCAGCCCGCGCAGGACCCGCAGCCGCTCGACTATCTGCGCCACGCCGGCGATCACGCGTTCGACATCTCGCTCGAAGTGCTGCTCAAGCCGCACGGCGCGAAAGAGGCGACGACCATCTCGCGCACGAACTTCCGCCACATGTACTGGACGATGGCGCAGCAACTCGCGCATCACACGGTGTCGGGGTGCAATACGCGCGTCGGCGATCTGATGGGTTCGGGCACGATCAGCGGACCCGCCGACGATTCGTTCGGCAGCCTGCTGGAGCTGACCTGGAACGGCAAGAATCCGCTGCAACTGAAGGACGGCGGCACACGCGGGTTCATCGAAGACGGCGACGAACTGACGCTCGCGGGCTGGTGTCAGGGCGATGGCTATCGCGTCGGCTTTGGTACTTGCGTCGGTGAGATCCTTCCGGCGCATAAATGA
- a CDS encoding MFS transporter, with translation MKVVFSRDFLALILSVAVVGLGSGATLPLTALALTQAGYGTDVVGLLTAAQAGGGLLIVPIAGWVAARCGGRHAIIGSVLVVAIATALMQFTANLFVWAVLRALCGAALMLLFTIGEAWVNQLADDASRGRVVAIYATNFTLFQMAGPVLVSQIAQFEHWRFLICGAIFLIALPVLSMIRSAPHASDEHEPHGSWRHVLPQMPALVIGTGFFALFDTIALSLMPLFAMAHGIPSEIAVLFASALLLGDTTMQFPIGWLADRLGRERVHIGCAVLVVVLLPLLPWAVQSPWLCWPLLYVLGAAAGAIYTLSLVACGERFRGVALVSASSLVGASWSIASFGGPLIAGALMKSVGNDAMIGVVLASALAFLAAALWEKRRGMVNAAS, from the coding sequence ATGAAAGTCGTCTTCTCCCGTGATTTCCTCGCGCTGATCCTGAGCGTGGCCGTAGTCGGCCTCGGCAGCGGCGCGACCCTTCCCCTCACCGCCCTCGCGCTGACGCAAGCAGGCTACGGCACCGACGTCGTCGGCCTGCTGACGGCCGCCCAGGCGGGCGGCGGCCTGCTCATCGTGCCGATTGCCGGTTGGGTTGCCGCGCGCTGCGGCGGCCGGCACGCGATCATCGGCTCGGTGCTGGTCGTCGCGATCGCCACCGCGCTGATGCAGTTCACCGCCAATCTGTTCGTCTGGGCCGTGCTGCGCGCGCTGTGCGGCGCGGCGCTGATGCTGCTGTTCACGATCGGCGAAGCGTGGGTCAACCAGCTCGCCGACGATGCATCGCGCGGCCGCGTGGTCGCAATCTATGCGACGAACTTCACCCTGTTCCAGATGGCGGGCCCCGTGCTCGTCAGTCAGATCGCGCAGTTCGAGCACTGGCGCTTTCTGATCTGCGGCGCGATCTTTCTGATCGCCCTGCCCGTCCTGTCGATGATCCGCTCGGCGCCGCACGCGTCCGATGAACACGAACCGCACGGCAGCTGGCGTCACGTATTGCCGCAGATGCCCGCGCTCGTGATCGGCACGGGCTTTTTCGCGCTGTTCGATACGATCGCGTTGTCGCTGATGCCGCTCTTCGCGATGGCGCATGGCATTCCGAGCGAAATCGCGGTGCTGTTCGCTTCCGCCCTGCTGCTCGGCGACACGACCATGCAGTTTCCGATTGGCTGGCTTGCGGACCGGCTCGGCCGCGAGCGGGTGCATATCGGTTGCGCGGTGCTGGTCGTCGTGCTGTTGCCGCTGTTGCCGTGGGCCGTGCAGTCGCCGTGGCTGTGCTGGCCGCTGCTGTATGTGCTCGGCGCCGCGGCGGGCGCGATCTATACGCTGTCGCTCGTCGCGTGTGGCGAGCGCTTTCGTGGCGTGGCGCTGGTGTCGGCGAGTTCGCTGGTCGGCGCGTCGTGGAGTATTGCGAGCTTTGGCGGACCGCTGATCGCGGGCGCGCTGATGAAGAGCGTCGGCAATGACGCGATGATCGGCGTGGTGCTCGCGAGCGCGCTGGCGTTTCTCGCGGCGGCGTTGTGGGAGAAGCGGCGCGGTATGGTGAACGCGGCGTCCTGA
- a CDS encoding MFS transporter, with product MPLPLLALAVAAFGIGTTEFVIMGLLPDVARDLSVSIPAAGMLVSAYALGVTIGAPIVAIAVANMPRKKALMSLIGIFILGNLLCAIAPGYAVLMAARIVTAFCHGAFFGIGSVVAAGLVAPNRRAQAIALMFTGLTLANVLGVPLGTALGQAVGWRATFWAVTGIGVIAAIALAVCLPSKIEMQKASLVHEFTVLKNPQVLMVLGTSVLASASLFSTFTYITPILEDVTGFTPHAVTMVLLLFGLGLTVGSTIGGKLADWRPVQSLLSFLLAIVAILSIFAMTMHSEIPAMITIFLWGVLAFAIVPPLQMLIVDRASSAPNLASTLNQGAFNLGNATGAWLGGMAIGAGAPLTSLPWVGVLTAAAAVALTWWSVSLDRRLPVAG from the coding sequence ATGCCTTTGCCCCTGCTTGCACTTGCCGTTGCCGCGTTCGGAATCGGTACCACCGAGTTCGTCATCATGGGGTTGCTGCCCGATGTCGCGCGCGATCTGAGCGTGTCGATCCCGGCAGCGGGCATGCTGGTGTCGGCGTATGCGCTCGGTGTGACGATCGGCGCGCCGATCGTCGCGATCGCCGTCGCCAACATGCCGCGCAAGAAAGCGCTGATGAGCCTGATCGGCATCTTCATTCTCGGTAATCTGTTGTGCGCGATCGCGCCGGGCTATGCGGTGCTGATGGCCGCGCGCATCGTCACGGCGTTCTGCCACGGCGCGTTCTTCGGCATCGGCTCGGTCGTCGCGGCTGGCCTCGTTGCGCCAAACCGCCGCGCACAGGCCATCGCGCTGATGTTCACGGGCCTCACGCTCGCCAACGTGCTCGGCGTCCCGCTCGGCACGGCGCTCGGTCAGGCCGTCGGCTGGCGCGCGACGTTCTGGGCGGTAACGGGCATCGGCGTGATCGCGGCCATCGCGCTCGCCGTGTGTCTGCCGTCGAAAATCGAAATGCAGAAAGCGAGCCTCGTCCACGAGTTCACCGTGCTGAAGAACCCGCAAGTGCTGATGGTGCTCGGCACGAGCGTGCTGGCGTCGGCGAGCCTGTTCTCGACCTTCACCTACATCACGCCGATTCTCGAAGACGTGACGGGCTTCACGCCGCATGCCGTGACGATGGTGCTGCTGCTGTTCGGCCTCGGACTGACGGTGGGCAGCACGATTGGCGGCAAGCTCGCCGACTGGCGCCCGGTGCAGTCGCTGCTGTCGTTCCTGCTGGCCATCGTCGCGATCCTGTCTATCTTCGCGATGACGATGCACAGCGAAATCCCCGCGATGATCACGATTTTCCTGTGGGGCGTGCTGGCGTTCGCCATCGTGCCGCCGCTGCAGATGCTGATCGTCGATCGCGCGAGCAGCGCGCCGAACCTGGCTTCGACGCTCAATCAGGGCGCCTTCAACCTCGGCAATGCGACGGGCGCGTGGCTCGGCGGCATGGCGATCGGCGCGGGTGCGCCGCTCACGTCGCTGCCATGGGTCGGCGTCCTGACGGCGGCGGCGGCCGTCGCGCTGACGTGGTGGTCGGTGTCGCTCGACCGGCGCCTGCCCGTGGCGGGCTGA
- a CDS encoding phage holin family protein — translation MIDTQTQSGDRGPLRRILSSFFSILQTRLELIGIELAEEKDRLLMVLFMGLAAMMLATMALIALTALIAIAFWDTYRWQSLAGITIVYAVAAIGCALRARSGLHNSPMIFEATLNEFEKDREIFRKR, via the coding sequence ATGATCGATACACAAACGCAGAGCGGGGACCGCGGGCCATTGCGGCGCATTCTCAGTTCGTTCTTTTCGATCCTGCAGACGCGGCTCGAACTGATCGGCATCGAGCTGGCCGAAGAAAAAGACCGGCTGCTGATGGTGCTGTTCATGGGCCTCGCCGCGATGATGCTCGCCACGATGGCGCTGATCGCGCTGACTGCGCTGATCGCGATTGCCTTCTGGGACACTTACCGGTGGCAGTCGCTCGCGGGCATCACGATCGTCTACGCGGTCGCGGCAATTGGCTGTGCGCTGCGGGCACGCAGCGGCTTGCACAACTCGCCGATGATCTTCGAAGCCACGCTCAACGAATTCGAGAAAGACCGCGAGATTTTCCGCAAACGCTGA
- a CDS encoding DUF883 family protein codes for MSEVNKERLMSDIKTVLADAEDLLKQAASATGERASELRETALSRLKQAKEKAADVQVVVVEKGKKAARATDDYVHEHPWASIGIAAGVGVLVGLLINRK; via the coding sequence ATGTCGGAAGTCAACAAGGAGAGATTGATGTCGGATATCAAAACCGTACTCGCAGACGCGGAAGATCTGCTGAAGCAGGCCGCGAGCGCCACGGGCGAACGCGCTTCTGAACTGCGCGAGACGGCGCTCTCGCGTCTCAAGCAGGCGAAGGAAAAGGCAGCCGACGTGCAGGTCGTGGTCGTCGAAAAAGGCAAGAAGGCCGCTCGCGCCACCGACGACTATGTCCACGAACATCCGTGGGCATCGATTGGCATCGCAGCCGGCGTCGGCGTGCTGGTGGGCCTGCTGATCAATCGCAAGTAA
- a CDS encoding IclR family transcriptional regulator: MSKPASITSPTSSSSASVDERKFVVALARGLDLLRAFRPGETLLGNRDFVERTGLPKATVNRLAYTLTVLGYLRFDEALGKYALDAGVLSLGFALLSGTDTLELARPHMRNFAREVGAAVSLGCRDGMDMIYLETIRSETALTLGLASGSKLSMLTSSMGRAYLAVQSADARAALLAELERAAGDEGAQLVAQAQEEIETFAREGCCYSFRDWHDDVNAVAVPFSDPRDGRLLVLSCSGPASSMGESVFREVVAPRLKALARRLGPAPGGA; the protein is encoded by the coding sequence ATGTCGAAACCTGCATCCATAACATCCCCAACGTCCTCGTCGTCGGCTTCCGTCGACGAGCGCAAGTTCGTCGTCGCGCTGGCGCGCGGGCTCGATCTGCTGCGCGCGTTCCGTCCGGGCGAGACGCTGCTGGGCAATCGCGACTTCGTCGAGCGCACGGGCTTGCCGAAGGCGACGGTGAACCGGCTCGCCTACACGTTGACGGTGCTCGGCTATCTGCGCTTCGACGAGGCGCTCGGCAAATACGCACTCGATGCCGGCGTGCTGTCGCTCGGTTTTGCACTGCTGTCGGGCACCGATACGCTCGAACTCGCCCGCCCGCATATGCGCAACTTCGCGCGTGAGGTCGGCGCGGCCGTGTCGCTCGGTTGCCGGGACGGTATGGACATGATCTATCTGGAGACGATCCGCAGCGAGACGGCGCTCACGCTCGGGCTCGCATCGGGTTCGAAGCTGTCGATGCTGACGAGTTCAATGGGTCGCGCGTATCTGGCCGTGCAGTCCGCCGACGCGCGCGCTGCGCTGCTGGCCGAGCTGGAGCGTGCCGCGGGCGATGAAGGCGCGCAACTGGTCGCGCAGGCACAAGAGGAGATCGAGACGTTCGCGCGAGAGGGCTGCTGCTATTCGTTTCGCGACTGGCACGACGATGTCAACGCCGTGGCCGTGCCGTTCAGCGACCCGCGAGACGGGCGGCTGCTGGTGCTGAGCTGTAGCGGCCCGGCGTCGTCGATGGGCGAGAGCGTGTTTCGGGAGGTGGTTGCGCCGCGTCTGAAGGCATTGGCGCGCCGTTTGGGGCCGGCCCCGGGAGGAGCTTAA
- a CDS encoding peroxiredoxin, translated as MSLRLGDVAPDFEQESSIGRIRFHEWLGDSWGVLFSHPADFTPVCTTELGLTAKLASEFDKRNVKTIALSVDSKESHSEWIKDINETQAASVGFPILADGDRKVSELYDMIHPNANATLTVRSLFIIDPAKKVRLIITYPASTGRNFDEVLRVIDSLQLTDNYQVATPGNWKHGDDVVIVPSLKDEEEIKRKFPKGYKALRPYLRMTPQPNK; from the coding sequence ATGAGTCTACGTCTTGGCGATGTCGCACCCGATTTCGAGCAGGAGTCGAGCATTGGCCGCATCAGGTTCCACGAATGGCTCGGCGACAGCTGGGGCGTCCTGTTTTCGCACCCCGCCGACTTCACGCCTGTCTGCACGACGGAACTCGGCCTGACCGCGAAGCTCGCGAGCGAATTCGACAAGCGCAACGTGAAGACGATTGCATTGTCCGTCGACAGCAAGGAATCGCATAGCGAGTGGATCAAGGACATCAACGAGACGCAGGCCGCGAGCGTCGGCTTCCCGATTCTCGCCGACGGCGACCGCAAGGTGTCGGAACTGTACGACATGATCCATCCGAACGCGAACGCCACGCTGACGGTCCGCTCGCTGTTCATCATCGACCCGGCGAAGAAGGTGCGTCTGATCATCACGTACCCAGCCAGCACCGGCCGCAACTTCGATGAAGTGCTGCGCGTGATCGACTCGCTGCAACTGACGGACAACTATCAGGTCGCGACGCCGGGCAACTGGAAACATGGCGACGACGTCGTGATCGTGCCGTCGCTGAAGGACGAAGAAGAGATCAAGCGCAAGTTCCCGAAGGGCTACAAGGCGCTGCGTCCGTATCTGCGGATGACGCCGCAACCAAACAAGTAA
- the hmgA gene encoding homogentisate 1,2-dioxygenase: protein MESSTRREIQPGYQSGFANEFATEVLPGALPQGRNSPQRAPYGLYAEQLSGTAFTAPRGHNRRSWLYRIRPAAVHQPFTALPSHRLVANFADVPPTPPNQLRWDPLPMPAEPTDFIDGWVTMAGNGSAEAMSGCAIHVYAANQSMQDRYFYNADGELLIVPQAGRLSIFTEMGKLDVEPFEIAVIPRGVRFSVSLPDGRASGYICENFGAQMRLPDLGPIGSNGLANPRDFLTPHAAYEDREGDFELVAKLNGHLWRADIDHSPLDVVAWHGNYAPYKYDLRHFNTIGSISFDHPDPSIFLVLQSQSDTPGVDTIDFVIFPPRWLAAEDTFRPPWFHRNVASEFMGLVHGAYDAKAEGFVPGGASIHNCMSGHGPDADTFEKASNIDTSKPNKVDNTMAFMFETRTLLKPTRFALETAQLQAHYFECWQGLKKHFNPEQR, encoded by the coding sequence ATGGAATCATCCACACGACGCGAAATCCAGCCGGGCTATCAGTCCGGCTTCGCCAACGAATTCGCTACCGAGGTTTTGCCCGGCGCGCTGCCGCAAGGCCGCAACTCGCCGCAGCGCGCGCCCTATGGGCTGTATGCCGAGCAACTGTCGGGCACCGCGTTCACCGCGCCGCGCGGCCATAACCGCCGCTCATGGCTGTATCGAATTCGTCCTGCCGCCGTGCATCAGCCGTTCACGGCGCTGCCGTCGCACCGGCTCGTCGCGAATTTCGCCGACGTGCCGCCCACGCCGCCCAACCAGCTACGCTGGGACCCGCTGCCGATGCCGGCCGAGCCGACCGATTTCATCGACGGCTGGGTGACGATGGCGGGCAACGGTTCGGCGGAAGCGATGAGCGGCTGCGCGATCCACGTGTACGCGGCCAACCAGTCGATGCAGGACCGCTACTTCTACAACGCCGACGGCGAACTGCTGATCGTGCCGCAAGCCGGGCGTCTTTCGATCTTCACGGAGATGGGCAAGCTCGACGTCGAGCCTTTCGAGATCGCAGTGATTCCGCGCGGCGTGCGCTTTTCGGTGTCGCTGCCAGACGGTCGTGCGAGCGGCTATATCTGCGAGAACTTCGGCGCGCAGATGCGTCTGCCGGACCTCGGGCCGATCGGCTCGAACGGCCTCGCGAATCCGCGCGATTTCCTCACGCCGCACGCCGCGTATGAAGACCGCGAAGGCGACTTCGAACTGGTCGCGAAGCTGAACGGTCATCTGTGGCGCGCGGACATCGATCATTCGCCGCTCGACGTGGTCGCGTGGCATGGCAACTACGCGCCGTACAAGTACGATTTGCGCCACTTCAACACGATCGGCTCGATCAGCTTCGACCACCCGGACCCGTCGATTTTCCTCGTGCTGCAATCGCAAAGCGACACGCCGGGTGTCGATACGATCGACTTCGTGATTTTCCCGCCGCGCTGGCTGGCCGCCGAAGATACCTTCCGCCCGCCGTGGTTCCACCGCAATGTCGCTAGCGAATTCATGGGCCTCGTGCATGGCGCGTACGACGCGAAAGCGGAAGGCTTCGTGCCGGGCGGCGCGAGCATCCACAACTGTATGTCGGGCCACGGTCCGGACGCCGACACGTTCGAGAAGGCGTCGAACATCGACACCAGCAAGCCGAACAAGGTCGACAACACGATGGCCTTCATGTTCGAGACGCGCACGCTGCTCAAGCCGACCCGCTTCGCGCTCGAAACGGCGCAGCTTCAGGCGCATTACTTCGAATGCTGGCAAGGTCTCAAGAAACACTTCAATCCGGAGCAACGATGA